The following DNA comes from Pseudomonadota bacterium.
GAGCACCGGCGCGAGCCGCTCCTTGTTCTCCTGGCGCCCCCGCGCGATCGCGAGGGCGTCCGGCGGGACGTCCCTCGTGATCGTCGAGCCGGACGCGACGTACGCCCCCTTGCCCACGCGGACCGGCGCCACGAGCTGGCTGTCCGAGCCGATGAACACGTCGTCCTCGAGCACGGTGCGGTGCTTCTGGAAGCCGTCGTAGTTGCAGAAGATCGTCCCGGCGCCGACGTTCACGCCCGCGCCGATGTCGCCGTCGCCGAGGTACGCGAGGTGGTTCGCCTTGGAGCCGGGCCCGAGGCGCGTGTTCTTCACCTCGACGAAGTTGCCGACGTGGACGCGCGCGTCGAGCGCCGCGCCGGGGCGCAGCCGCGCGAACGGCCCGACGACGGCGCCCGGCCCGACAGAGGCCCCCTCGAGCACCGAGTACGCCTGGATCGCCGCGCCCGCCGCGATCTTCGAGTCGACGATGACGGAGCCCGTCCCGATGCGGCAGCCGTCGCCGATCTCCGTCGCGCCGCGCAGCTCGACGCCCGCGCCGAGCTCCACGTCGGTCCCCACGCGGACGTCGAGATCGACCTGGACCGTGCCCGGCCGCCGGATCGTGGCGCCGCCGCGCATGAGCGCGAGCGTGCGCCGCGCGAGGACGATCGCCTCCACCCGCGCGAGGTCCACGCGATCGTTGACGCCGCAGACCTCGTCCGGCGGGGCGGCCACGACCGCCGTCCCCTTGCCCTTCGCCGCGAGCGCGACGAGATCCGTGAGGTAGAGCTCGCCCTGATCGTTGTCGGCCGAGAGCTTCTTCACGCCGCGCCGCAGGAACGCCGCGTCGATGGCGTAGATCCCGGAGTTGACCTCCGGGATCCGCTTCTCGGCGCGCGAGCAGTCCCGGTCCTCGCGGATCGCGATCGCGGCGCCCTTCTCGTCGCGGATCACGCGGCCGTACCCCGCGGGGTCGGCCGGCTCGAACTCGATGAACGCGATCCCGCCCCCTCTGCGCTCGTACGCCTTGAAGAGCGCCGCGACCGACGCCCGCTCGAGGAGCGGCACGTCGCCGGAGAGGACGAGCACCGGCCCCTCGTGACCCTTGAGCTCGGGGAGCGCCC
Coding sequences within:
- the glmU gene encoding bifunctional UDP-N-acetylglucosamine diphosphorylase/glucosamine-1-phosphate N-acetyltransferase GlmU; the encoded protein is MKNAAVVILAAGQGKRMKSALPKVLHRVAGRPLVAFPIALARSLGARRVVVVVGHGRAEVEAAVRALPGGGDVRFAVQQEQRGTGHAVMRALPELKGHEGPVLVLSGDVPLLERASVAALFKAYERRGGGIAFIEFEPADPAGYGRVIRDEKGAAIAIREDRDCSRAEKRIPEVNSGIYAIDAAFLRRGVKKLSADNDQGELYLTDLVALAAKGKGTAVVAAPPDEVCGVNDRVDLARVEAIVLARRTLALMRGGATIRRPGTVQVDLDVRVGTDVELGAGVELRGATEIGDGCRIGTGSVIVDSKIAAGAAIQAYSVLEGASVGPGAVVGPFARLRPGAALDARVHVGNFVEVKNTRLGPGSKANHLAYLGDGDIGAGVNVGAGTIFCNYDGFQKHRTVLEDDVFIGSDSQLVAPVRVGKGAYVASGSTITRDVPPDALAIARGRQENKERLAPVLRRALLAKKKKKEAEG